A section of the Salinigranum marinum genome encodes:
- a CDS encoding SagB/ThcOx family dehydrogenase gives MTLGNPSRRTVATVVAAVLLSAVINVAVGAVRLVRTDGGGGWQASGSVPLPSPDLTGDVSVEDAIANRRSRREYDDRALDRRELGQLLWATQGVTDRVAGYRAAPSAGARYPLEVYVVVGTPGVEGLERGVYRYRPPMHELVRGRTGDVQRELRAASVDQEFVEAAAVDVVICAADQRTTAKYGPRGERRYVPMEAGHAGQNLYLQAETLGLATVSVGAFDDERVRGIIGAPVGQRPLYVFPVGARA, from the coding sequence ATGACGCTCGGGAACCCATCACGCCGAACAGTGGCCACCGTCGTCGCCGCCGTGCTCCTCTCGGCGGTCATAAACGTCGCGGTCGGTGCCGTCAGGCTCGTCCGAACCGACGGCGGGGGCGGTTGGCAGGCCAGCGGGTCCGTGCCGCTCCCGAGCCCGGACCTCACAGGGGACGTGTCCGTCGAGGACGCGATCGCGAACCGGCGTTCCAGACGCGAGTACGACGACCGCGCACTCGACCGTCGGGAGCTGGGGCAGTTACTCTGGGCGACCCAGGGCGTGACCGACCGGGTCGCCGGGTACCGGGCTGCGCCGAGCGCCGGCGCACGCTACCCGCTGGAGGTGTACGTCGTCGTCGGGACACCGGGTGTCGAGGGGCTCGAACGGGGCGTCTATCGGTATCGCCCGCCGATGCACGAACTCGTCCGTGGGAGGACGGGCGATGTCCAACGGGAGCTGCGGGCGGCGTCGGTCGATCAGGAGTTCGTCGAGGCGGCCGCAGTCGACGTCGTCATCTGTGCAGCGGACCAGCGGACGACCGCGAAGTACGGCCCCCGAGGAGAGCGACGGTACGTCCCGATGGAGGCCGGACACGCCGGACAGAACCTCTACCTGCAGGCCGAGACACTGGGACTCGCGACCGTTTCGGTCGGTGCGTTCGACGACGAGCGCGTGCGAGGGATCATCGGTGCCCCGGTCGGACAACGGCCGTTGTACGTCTTCCCCGTCGGAGCGCGGGCGTGA